Proteins encoded together in one Carya illinoinensis cultivar Pawnee chromosome 3, C.illinoinensisPawnee_v1, whole genome shotgun sequence window:
- the LOC122303655 gene encoding LOW QUALITY PROTEIN: lanC-like protein GCL1 (The sequence of the model RefSeq protein was modified relative to this genomic sequence to represent the inferred CDS: inserted 1 base in 1 codon) encodes MSPVMELASSQEGHEESNNERLDMINHMDPMAASLSLLSETLLTAAVSLKDQVVQMTWRGQQGMGMGMDPTVYTGLLGTAVTCLRSYETTGSQQDLXLSTEIVDACAVVARDSSRHVTFLCGRGGVYALGAVVANYRGDHQRRDLFSSLFLEVAQERALPVGPEEGGFGMSYDLLYGRAGFLWAALFLNKHLGEETVPRELLMPVVDAVLAGGRAGASDNTACPLMYRWHGTRYWGAANGLAGILQVLLHFPLPREDVEDVKGTLRYMMSNRFPHSGNYPSSEGNPRDKLVQWSHGATGMAITLCKASGVFPDDREFRDAAIEAGEVVWKNGLVKKVGLADGVAGNAYAFLSLYRLTGESIYKERAKAFASSLYHNARKLMTVGNSRGADHGYSLFQGLAGTACLWFDLLAPENSRFPGYEM; translated from the exons atgTCCCCGGTGATGGAGTTAGCATCGTCCCAGGAGGGCCACGAGGAGAGCAACAACGAGCGGCTAGATATGATTAACCACATGGATCCGATGGCAGCGAGCTTGTCACTTCTGAGCGAGACTCTTTTGACGGCGGCAGTCTCTCTCAAGGACCAG GTGGTGCAAATGACGTGGAGAGGACAACAGGGTATGGGCATGGGTATGGACCCAACTGTGTACACGGGTCTGCTCGGGACAGCTGTCACCTGCTTGCGGTCGTACGAGACCACCGGTAGCCAGCAGGACT CTTTGTCCACCGAGATTGTCGACGCGTGTGCTGTTGTCGCACGTGACTCCAGCAG GCACGTGACATTTTTGTGCGGTAGAGGTGGAGTTTACGCCCTTGGAGCCGTGGTGGCCAACTACAGAGGGGACCATCAGAGGCGAGACCTGTTTTCGAGTCTTTTTCTTGAG GTAGCACAAGAGAGAGCTCTCCCTGTTGGTCCTGAGGAGGGTGGTTTTGGGATGTCATATGATCTTCTTTACGGGCGAGCTGGGTTTTTATGGGCTGCTTTATTCCTAAACAAGCATCTTGGAGAAGAAACAGTTCCCAGAGAACTTCTCATGCCTGTTGTTGATGCTGTGTTAGCAGGGGGCAGAGCAGGGGCATCTGATAACACTGCCTGCCCACTGATGTACAGATGGCATGGGACAAGGTACTGGGGTGCAGCCAATGGCCTAGCTGGAATCTTGCAAGTGCTTCTCCACTTTCCCCTTCCCAGAGAGGATGTGGAGGACGTTAAGGGGACTTTGAGGTATATGATGAGTAATCGGTTCCCTCACAGTGGAAATTACCCCTCAAGTGAAGGGAATCCAAGGGACAAGTTGGTGCAATGGTCCCATGGTGCCACTGGCATGGCCATAACCCTGTGCAAGGCATCAGGG GTGTTTCCAGACGATAGAGAATTCCGCGACGCTGCAATAGAAGCCGGTGAAGTAGTGTGGAAAAATGGGCTGGTGAAGAAGGTAGGGCTTGCGGATGGTGTGGCAGGAAATGCTTACGCCTTCCTTTCCCTCTATCGATTGACAGGAGAGAGCATATACAAGGAGAGAGCAAAGGCTTTTGCTAGCTCCTTGTATCATAATGCTAGAAAGCTAATGACCGTGGGGAACAGTCGCGGGGCCGACCACGGTTACTCGCTATTCCAAGGACTTGCTGGAACTGCTTGCCTCTGGTTTGATCTGCTTGCACCTGAAAACTCCAGGTTCCCAGGATATGAAATGTAG